The sequence TTTCTGCAAGTTCACATGTTTAAAAGTAATGCACATAAATTTTATGCATGCAAACCTAATATCTAAACTCAAGCACCCACCCTTGCATCATGTGCAAATAAATTTGCGAGCACATTATCATTAGatttgttttgtattttttatACTTCTTTTTTGCATATTTCTTATGCGCACATATTGTAAAAAAAAAACACATGCCCTTGATTCCCACGGCTTTGTGAGCAATTGTGCTTCCTTCTGCCATTGGTATTACTGTAAACAATAGCTAACATAATGCTTTCTGGTTCGGCTAAAACACGGCTAGTTGCGATTTCACATCCAAGCAACAGTGTGCTGATCTATGGTTTTTCAGTATTTTGAGGGCTGAAATACTTTTTTTTAAAAAGGTTCGAGGACTGAATGAATAGAGTTTTTGCGGTCTATTTTGTGAGGATTGAATGAATAGAGTTTTGCGGTCTATCTTGTGAGGGTTGAATGAATAGAGTTTTCGCGGTTTATCTCATCTTGTGAGGGTTGAAAACCAACGGTTTGGCCCATTTAAAATCCAAAGAACCGTATTCTGCACACACACACATAAAATCCCAAGAACCGCTGACTAGGGTATACGGCCTTATCCTTCCCAGCAAACAGAAATCAAATAAGTGAGCAGGTAGTCAGAAATCAATTTTTTTTTGTGTGTCCGTGATTCTTGTGCTATCATTACATCAGTCGGCCATGGATGAACCAAAGACTTCTTCATGCATGTATATCCTCTCTTTTTCTGTACGCCCTTGATTCCTCGGAGTCCAACTGGTACTGCAATTACATCATCAGTCGGCCACGGAACGGATGAAGGAACGAGCGACTTTTTCATGCATGTCTATCCACTTTCTCCTCCAACCACAGTGCAACAGCGGAATCCCGTGGCGCTAATATATCATCGGTGATGTCAACAATTTTTTGATCAGAGGAAGAATGTCAACTCTCCGCCGTGTTGGATGCATGCATTATTGGCCTAAAATAACCTCGGCCAGGCAGGGATCCTGTTCATGCTGTTGTTGATTTTTTTTTATCTGTCTGTTCTGATCTGTTCTGTTCACCTGCTGGCACAATGTGTGTGCATGGGtgatttcagttttttttttttgaaatgatgGGTGAGTAGAGTTGAGTTGCCGGGGGTCCtcccgcaaaagaaaaaaagagagttGTTGGGGGTCGGAAACTCGGAATCACAGAGGGGCCGTAGGTAGCGTAGCGCACACTCCCCCCGGATCGATCGCGAGAGGCAGCGGGAAAGGGAGAGAAAGAAGGCGGAGCAGTCCGTGCGCCGTCGCTGCGGGATGCAGGCGGAGCCCGGCGAGGATGCAGGGCTTCTCGATTGGGTCTACCGTCGGTCGCTTACGACCACGGAGAAGGACGCGCGGCAGCTCCGCCGAAAGAACGCCAAGGCGCTCCGAGTTGCCATTGAGCAGTCTGAGCGCGAGGCGAGCAACGGAGGCAGCTCGACCCGCGAAACTGAAGCGGCAGCAGGACAGGACCGTCCGGCGGTTGAAACGGAGGTGTCGGAGAGGATGATGAGCCCTAGCTCAGCAGCTGTAGGTATCGGCGGCTGGTGGAGGATCGTTCGAGTCGTCTGATCGGAATGTGCGTTTCTATGTCCGATTCTACGTCTGTTTGATGATCTACTTTGTTTACTTCTACGTTGCATGCTTTAATATGAATTATAGGGTATCGGATATGAGATACACGGATGTGGATGATAGGATTTGAGGAGTGCTAGGTCAGTGTCCGTGGACGAGCCCAGATTTGTTGGTTGCGGTTGNNNNNNNNNNNNNNNNNNNNNNNNNNNNNNNNNNNNNNNNNNNNNNNNNNNNNNNNNNNNNNNNNNNNNNNNNNNNNNNNNNNNNNNNNNNNNNNNNNNNNNNNNNNNNNNNNNNNNNNNNNNNNNNNNNNNNNNNNNNNNNNNNNNNNNNNNNNNNNNNNNNNNNNNNNNNNNNNNNNNNNNNNNNNNNNNNNNNNNNNNNNNNNNNNNNNNNNNNNNNNTTCTATGTCCGATTCGTTGTCTGTTTCATGATCTACGTTGTTTACTTCTACGTTGCATACTTTAGTATGAATTATAGGGTATCGGGATATGAGATACACGGAGGTGGATGATAGGATTTGAGAAGTGCTCGGCCAGTGTCTGCGGACGAGCCCGAATTTGCTGGTTGCGGTGGTAGATGCTCTCTTGACTAGAGCTGAGTTGCTGGGGCCTGGGGGTCGGAAACACGAAGGGGTGGGCCGCTTCCTCATGCGCCGCGGGTACGTAGCGTCGCATACACACCCCCTGGATCGCTCGCGAGGCGGGGCGGCTGACGTGGCGGCCAGTCGGGGATCTATATATAGCGGCTGCAGCTGCAAACCCAGCCCAAACCCAACCAAACCGTCTGTGCAACCGCGAGCGAGCGCGCATAGAGATCCGTGCCGTTGGGAGAAGCCGCAGAGCTCGATCGGGCGGCGGCACATTTAAACCCCGCGCCCGGGTTGGCCGAGCGAGGCGGCGCCGCAAGGGGAGGAGACGactgtagagagagagagagagagagagagagagagaggaaggaggtgGTTGGTTGGCATCCATGGCGGGTCatgcggcggcgggggcgggggtgtGCGCGGCGCCGATGCAGGCGACGTCGCACGGCGCGTTCCAGGGCGACAACCCGCTGGACTACGCGCTGCCGCTGGCCATCCTGCAGATctgcctcgtcgtcgtcgtcacccGGGGCCTCGCCTACCTCCTCCGCCCGCTCCGCCAGCCGCGCGTCATCGCCGAGATCATCGTAAGccgccctccctcctcctccttctccttctcattcCGCCGCCTCCGGTGATCTAATCGATCACCTGTACGTGCACGCAATTTGATTTcgctcgccgcctcgccggccggtTCGATTCGACGGCGGTAGCTATAGCTAGGGTTTCAATTGGCCGGCTAGTTCGTTccgcgtgtgcgtgcgtgcgtgcgtgcatgcccGGCCCCGTCCGCGCTTTTGCcggggacgacggcgacggcgacgcgcgGGGTCCTCCCAGAAGAACCCAAGCAGCCGGTCCGTCCCGCGTCCGCTGCCGAATTTTCTCCGGCCGCGGCGTGCACGGGCGTCTGAACCAGCCTCCGAAAGCGCGAGGGAGATCGACGCGCGTCACGTTCTGCTGGCAGTCCGCTTTGACTGGTCGATTAGAAAATTCGGGGGGTAGTGGGTGGCCCTGGCCGCAGGAAGCTGGAAGCGACGACGTACGGGACAGACGAGTCCTCCCTTCGAGTCAGCCTTCCCGTCGCTCTCATGGCATCGCTCGATCCCATTTTCTTTGTTTGTAGCATGTGACGGAGACAGTCGGGCTGGCCTCAGTATTGGATTTTGTGGGGGCACCGTGGCTCGGAGCTACCTAATTAATCATGGGATTTGGTACTAAGATATATCTAAACTGGTTGCTACCAACTCTAGCTAGGTTAACAAGGTCAGAATATATAAAAGCAAGTATATGTTCGGGAAATTCGTTATACGTACCTGAGACAGCATGCATCTAGCAGCTCTGAGTTTCATTATGGAAAAAAAATGGATTGCTACCAACTCTAGGTTAAGTAATTGCTACCAACGACTCCAAGTTAAGAAGGTCAGAATAAATAAAAGTAAGCATATTCGGGAATCGAATCGATGTACAGAAACCCGTCATTTCGGACAGCTCTGAGTTTCATTATCAAAAAAGAAATATAAGAATGGGAAATGGTGATCAGATTTGTGGGGAATTAGATTGAGTTCCACCAACTGGATTCCAACGCACACGTAagaaaaaacagcagaggaggAAATGAAACGGAACACCCATTTCCGTCGCCTTGGAAATGGACGGCTTCGGGGAGGAAACTGCATGAGGACCCTGCTCAAACTTGCAGGATCGATGAGTTTCTGAAAGAACCCATGCTGGTTTGGCATGCATGTGCTTAGTCCTGAATTGCTTGTCGCGAAAATGAACtgaatgtatatagatgtattttagttatagatacattcgTTGATGTCATGAGTACGTAATTTGGGGCAGAGGGAGTACTTGTTAATTACCATGTTTGGCATCATCACCGGGGTTAAGAGTAAATGGGCAGCTAGCTAGAGACCATGTGGTGTAGCAAGATCGATTCAGTACTGTCCAAAATTAGTCACCGCTACTGTGAAGGCTAattaattttttttgaaacggagtgAAGGCTAATTAATCAATCCGATGGAGTGGGAGCGTTTCAGTTTCGCCGAAGCAAAGGGAGCCTACGGGCAGTGCCATGCCGCTCACGTGGCCGTATCCCAACTCCCCCGGGGGATGCTGCCCCGGATGTGCTCTTCCTGACCGCTTGCCGACCCATGAAAATAATTTATAGTGGTAAAAAACTGTGCGCGGCTGTCTAGAGATTAGAGTTATTCGCTAGCTTAGCAAGAAGAAAGGAGGTTCTTGGCGCCCCCTAAGAAGACATGGGAGTAGTATATTGGTTCCTGAATCATCCCTAGACGGGAGATGTGATTTGCACCATCTCCTGATCGATGATGTGCACCACGTCTCCAGAAGAAGATATCATCAGCATGCGATATGATCTCCGATCACAGCTTGGTTGCAGCTGTGAATCTTCCGTGATTCTCACCATGTATATATGCCTCTTTGCTGTCAGCAGCAAACAGTGCTGAGGAGCTGTTTAACGACTTTCAGTTTGGGCGCAAAGTGGCCTGATGACGTTGAGACGTAGAGATCTCATTGTACTTGGCGATCCGCAAGTCAATGGCCCGTGTGTCTGTTGCTATGTTTGAAACGGGCACAGAAATCAACATGCTGACCTGCACGACCTCCCCGCACCGCACGTTCCGTTGGGAGTATTCACGCACATGCATATATAGTTGGAATAAAATAAAGAGAGCATCGCCGGTTATTAACTGTGCTTTTGGAATTtgtcaaaatgaaagaacatggacATGTTTTTGGCCATTGTTCACAGCCAGGTTATAATTAACTTGCTTCTGTTGCTTGCCTTGCTTAACTACTACAACAAGTCAAAGACAAAGGCTAAAGTATACCTTCTAGCAAAATGCTTGACAAAATGACAACTGCCTCTCTGATCTCTAACAAGGCATCATGGACTTGCAGAGATCGGAGGACCCCTACCCTCCATTCGGTTTTAGTTCAAATTAAACTGAACTAAAAccgacaagtattttggaacggagggagtagtagtcaaAGACACGGGCTAAACTGAGGGTATATATGTACCGGCAGTGAGAAATGTGGAACAAGCAAGGTGACTTGTTAAATGCATTATCGTTGGTAGAAAGGCATGCTTGCTGGCTACCTGGCTGTCATTGACTTGCAGGACATTTGCATTTGCTTAAGCAAGATATAATAGGGCGCATACTTGCCAAGTGCCAACTAGTAGCTGCAAACTTACTCATAAGACATGTGCTAATAACTTGTAACAACCTCCTATGGGGACGTACTAGTAATTTTATACATatattttactttcttttcttgGTTGCTTCCAAGCGACCTTCTAGCTAGCAAACTGCTTGTTTCACAATCTTGTTTGGAGTTTTGACACGTGGACAGGTTTTACTCTGATTTATCTGAGTCCAGTGACTGCATATCATCATACTGCACACTGCTCATCAAATCACAAATATGGAAAATAAATCTTAAATGGCATGCAAGAAATCGAAATAGATGGAATGGTTGATTTAATTTGGGCCTGTTTACTGAAATGGCATGCGTGCATGGTTGATGATGCAGGGTGGAGTCCTGCTGGGCCCGTCGGCGCTGGGGCGGAGCAGCAAGTTCTTGCACGCCGTCTTCCCGGACAAGAGCCTGCCGGTGCTGGACACGCTGGCCAACCTCGGCCTGCTCTTCTTCCTGTTCCTCGTCGGCCTCGAGCTCGACATCGCCGCCATCCGCCGCACCGGCAAGAAGGCCCTCGCCATCGCGCTCGCCGGCATCTCCCTCCCGTTCGCGCTCGGCATCGGCACGTCTTTCGCGTTCCGTGCCACCATCGTCAAGGGCGCTCCGCAGGGGCcgttccttgtcttcatgggcgtCGCGCTCTCCATCACCGCCTTCCCGGTGCTCGCCCGTATCCTGGCCGAGCTGAAGCTACTTACAACCGACATCGGCCGCATGGCCATGTCTGCCGCGGCGGTCAATGACGTGGCCGCCTGGATCCTGCTGGCGCTCGCCGTTGCCCTCTCCGGTGACGGCTCGCCGATAATCTCGCTCTGGGTGCTCCTCACCGCTACCGGCTTTGTCATCGCCGTTTGCGTTCTCCTCCGGCCGTTGTTGGCGTGGATGGCACACCGGTCTCCCGAGGGTGAGCCGGTCAAGGAGGTGTACATTTGTGCCACCCTCGCCATCGTCCTCGCTGCCGGCTTCGTCACCGACGTCATCGGCATCCACGCGTTGTTCGGCGCGTTCATGGTCGGCATCGTCGTCCCCAAGGACGGTCCGTTCGCCGGCGTGCTCATCGAGAAGGTGGAGGACCTTATCTCGGGGCTCTTCCTTCCGCTCTACTTCGTCTCCAGTGGCCTCAAGACGGACGTGGCCACTATCCGGGGAGCCAAGTCATGGGGCCTCCTCGTGCTCGTTATCATCAATGCCTGCCTCGGCAAGATCGGCGGCACGGTGATCGCGTCGCTGTGCGTCAAGATCCCTGTCAGGGAAGCGGTCACGCTGGGATTCCTCATGAACACCAAGGGGCTCGTCGAGCTCATCGTGCTCAACATCGGCAGGGACCGCAAGGTGCTCAACGACGAGTCGTTCGCCATCATGGTGCTCATGGCCCtcttcaccaccttcatcaccacgCCCATCGTCATGGCCATCTACAAGCCGGCGCGGCCGTCGGCGCCGTACAAGCGCCGCACCGTGGAGGGCGGCGCACCGGCGGACGCGGACAGCGAGCTGCGCGTGCTCGCCTGCTTCCACAGCAACCGCAACATCCCGACGCTGCTCAACCTCGTGGAGTCGACGCGGGGCACGGGGCGGCACCGCCTGGCCATGTACGCCATGCACCTGGTGGAGCTCTCGGAGCGGTCGTCGGCGATCTCCATGGTGCACCGCACGCGCCGCAACGCCATGCCCTTCTTCAACAGCGGGGACAAGACGGAGCAGATGGTGGTGGCCTTCGAGGCGTTCCAGCAGCTGAGCGCCGTGAGGGTGAAGCCCATGACGGCCATCTCCGACCTCGAGACCATCCACCGGGACGTCATCGACAGCGCCGCCGAGAAGCGCGCGGCCATCGTCATCATGCCGTACCACAAGCTGCCCCAACACGACGGCTCCTTCCACTCGCTCGGCTCCCAGTACCACGCCGTCAACAAGCGCGTGCTCCGGGGCGCGCCGTGCTCCGTCGCCATCCTCGTCGACCGCGGCCTCGGCGGCCACTCCCAGGTCGCCGCCAAGAACGTGGCGTTCTCCGTGGCCATGCTCTTCTTCGGCGGGGCGGACGACCGCGAGGCGCTGGCGTACGCGACGCGCATGTCGGAGCACCCGGGCGTCGCCGTCACCGTGACGCGCTTCCGGCCCAGCCGCCCGTCGTCCGACGACGCAGCCGACGAGGCGGCGGTCGAGGCGTTCAAGGGCAAGGTCGAGGCCGTGAAGAAGGACGGGTCGGCGATGTACGAGGACGTAGAGGCGTCGGCCAAGGAGGAGGTGCTCCAGGCGATCAACTCGCTGTCCAAGTCCAACATGTTCGTGGTGGGGAGGATGCCGCCGACGGAGCCGCTGGTGGAGAGGCCCGAGGAGCTGGGCCCCGTGGGGAGCTACCTGGCGTCGCCGGAGTTCAAGACGTCGGCGTCGGTGCTGGTGATCAAGAGGTACGACCCGGCGACGAACCCGGCCAGCAAGAGGTTCGACCCCAGGGCGAGGCCGCCGGTGGCGACGGACGTGGAGGACGAGGAGATGGGCGGCGCCGGCGCCAGCGCGAGCGTGGTGCCCGTGCCGTGGACGCCGCAGAACGACCTGGCGTGAGCTGATCGACGAGCTCCCGCCGGCCGGCTTCGTGACGTGTTGTGCGCGCGTGTGGAGTCGCGACGTACGCGATGAATTGTACATAGCTAGTGATGTGTGTTGTTGTGTAGTGCTGCTGCTGTTCGTCGAGCCTTCCTTTGCTTTGCTCGGTTGTATCCACCGTTTCTATCTTTCTCAAAATTCGTCCAGAGTTTCTCAAGCATCCTGTGTTTTACATCCCAAG comes from Triticum aestivum cultivar Chinese Spring chromosome 5B, IWGSC CS RefSeq v2.1, whole genome shotgun sequence and encodes:
- the LOC123110252 gene encoding cation/H(+) antiporter 19, which encodes MAGHAAAGAGVCAAPMQATSHGAFQGDNPLDYALPLAILQICLVVVVTRGLAYLLRPLRQPRVIAEIIGGVLLGPSALGRSSKFLHAVFPDKSLPVLDTLANLGLLFFLFLVGLELDIAAIRRTGKKALAIALAGISLPFALGIGTSFAFRATIVKGAPQGPFLVFMGVALSITAFPVLARILAELKLLTTDIGRMAMSAAAVNDVAAWILLALAVALSGDGSPIISLWVLLTATGFVIAVCVLLRPLLAWMAHRSPEGEPVKEVYICATLAIVLAAGFVTDVIGIHALFGAFMVGIVVPKDGPFAGVLIEKVEDLISGLFLPLYFVSSGLKTDVATIRGAKSWGLLVLVIINACLGKIGGTVIASLCVKIPVREAVTLGFLMNTKGLVELIVLNIGRDRKVLNDESFAIMVLMALFTTFITTPIVMAIYKPARPSAPYKRRTVEGGAPADADSELRVLACFHSNRNIPTLLNLVESTRGTGRHRLAMYAMHLVELSERSSAISMVHRTRRNAMPFFNSGDKTEQMVVAFEAFQQLSAVRVKPMTAISDLETIHRDVIDSAAEKRAAIVIMPYHKLPQHDGSFHSLGSQYHAVNKRVLRGAPCSVAILVDRGLGGHSQVAAKNVAFSVAMLFFGGADDREALAYATRMSEHPGVAVTVTRFRPSRPSSDDAADEAAVEAFKGKVEAVKKDGSAMYEDVEASAKEEVLQAINSLSKSNMFVVGRMPPTEPLVERPEELGPVGSYLASPEFKTSASVLVIKRYDPATNPASKRFDPRARPPVATDVEDEEMGGAGASASVVPVPWTPQNDLA